The following are encoded in a window of Carya illinoinensis cultivar Pawnee chromosome 15, C.illinoinensisPawnee_v1, whole genome shotgun sequence genomic DNA:
- the LOC122297275 gene encoding cytochrome P450 CYP82D47-like produces the protein MDFLSPCVNSVVVGVLVIVLFFLHVLRRSRVSLLKTAPTPRGAWPIVGHLPLLGGTQPPHKTLGAMADKYGSVFTLRIGLHRAVVLSSWEMAKECFTTNDVAVSSRPKLVASKHMGYNYAMFGFTPHGSYWRELRKITTIELLSSRRLELLSHVRVSEIETSIEELYKRWSENKNESGQVLVELRQLFWDLNLNLILRMIAGKRYDVSATSDQAHKKEARSCQKAVKDFFHFLGVFVLSDAIPCLEWLDLGGHVKAMKRTAKDMDNIIGEWLEEHKRKRVLGEAKGEKDFMDVLLSILDGADLAGYDSDTINKATCLNMIAAGSDTNTVTLTWAISLLLNNLHVLKNAQKELDDQVGKERIVEDSDISKLVYLQAIVKETLRLYPAVPLGGPRELTENCMIGGYHIPKGTRLIVNIWKVQTDSKIWSDPLEFKPERFLSTHKDFDVRGKHFELIPFGGGRRVCPGATFALQVEHLTLARMLHMFEISTPSNAQVDMAESSGLTNMKATPLEVLITPRLPAKLYGSKTIK, from the exons ATGGATTTTCTTTCACCTTGCGTAAATTCCGTCGTAGTTGGAGTACTCGTCATAGTTCTGTTTTTCTTACATGTTTTAAGGAGGTCTAGAGTTAGCTTGCTCAAAACAGCCCCAACTCCAAGAGGTGCATGGCCCATTGTAGGCCACCTCCCTCTCTTGGGAGGAACCCAACCTCCCCACAAAACTTTGGGAGCCATGGCTGACAAGTACGGATCGGTTTTTACCCTTCGAATAGGATTGCACCGTGCTGTGGTGTTGAGCAGTTGGGAGATGGCGAAGGAGTGCTTCACAACCAACGATGTCGCCGTTTCCTCTCGGCCAAAACTTGTCGCTTCAAAGCACATGGGCTATAACTACGCCATGTTCGGCTTCACACCCCATGGTTCCTATTGGCGTGAATTGCGGAAAATCACCACCATAGAGCTACTATCTAGTCGACGGCTTGAACTTCTTTCGCACGTTCGAGTCTCCGAAATTGAGACCTCCATAGAAGAGCTATACAAACGTTGGAGCGAGAATAAGAACGAGTCAGGCCAGGTTTTGGTGGAATTGAGGCAATTGTTTTGGGACTTGAATCTCAACTTGATTCTTAGGATGATTGCTGGAAAGCGGTATGACGTTTCTGCTACTTCTGATCAGGCACATAAGAAAGAGGCACGAAGTTGTCAAAAGGCAGTGAAGGACTTCTTTCATTTCCTTGGGGTGTTTGTGTTGTCAGACGCCATTCCTTGCCTTGAGTGGTTGGATTTGGGGGGACATGTGAAGGCCATGAAAAGAACTGCTAAAGACATGGACAATATCATTGGGGAATGGCTAGAAGAGCATAAGCGGAAGAGAGTTTTGGGTGAGGCTAAAGGGGAGAAAGATTTCATGGATGTACTGCTTTCTATCCTCGATGGCGCAGACCTTGCGGGCTATGATTCAGATACAATCAACAAAGCCACATGTTTG AATATGATAGCAGCGGGTAGTGACACCAACACAGTTACCCTAACTTGGGCAATATCGCTCTTGCTGAACAACCTCCATGTCTTGAAAAACGCCCAAAAGGAGCTTGACGACCAGGTTGGAAAGGAAAGAATCGTTGAGGATTCAGATATCAGTAAGCTGGTCTATCTCCAAGCCATTGTCAAAGAGACATTACGTTTATATCCAGCAGTTCCGTTAGGTGGGCCCCGTGAACTCACTGAGAACTGCATGATAGGCGGTTACCATATCCCTAAAGGCACTCGACTTATTGTGAACATTTGGAAAGTCCAAACAGATTCAAAGATATGGTCAGACCCACTGGAGTTCAAGCCGGAAAGATTTCTATCAACCCACAAGGATTTTGATGTCAGGGGTAAACATTTTGAATTGATCCCATTTGGAGGTGGTAGAAGAGTGTGTCCCGGAGCAACATTCGCCCTTCAAGTGGAGCACTTGACGCTGGCTAGAATGTTACACATGTTTGAGATCTCAACTCCCTCGAATGCACAAGTTGATATGGCCGAGAGCTCTGGATTGACGAACATGAAAGCCACTCCACTCGAGGTTCTCATCACACCTCGCCTACCTGCCAAGCTTTATGGATCAAAAACCATCAAGTAA